AACGCGAGATCGGCGAGATGGCGACCGAGGACGAGGTGCGGGAGTTCGCGCAGCACCACAGCTTGGCCCTGGTCACAGTTGCCGAGGTAATCGCGTATCGGCGCAGGTTCGAGAAGCAGGTCCAAAAAGCGGCCGTGACCCGGCTTCCCACTGCACACGGGGAGTTCATGGCGTACGGCTACGAAAACGTGCTGGACGGACTGGAATGCATTGCCCTTGTCCGCGGCGAGGTCCGGGGGTGTGACGACGTCCCCGTGCGGTTGCATGCCGAGTGCCTGGCTGGGGACGTATTCGGTTCGATGCGCTGCGACTGCCGGTCGCAGCTGGAGGCCTCATTGGCCGACATCGGTGCAGCCGGGCGCGGAATCGTGCTCTACGTGCGCAACCGCGACGTTGGTGACGTCGGTCCGAGGAACAAGTTGCAGCTCTGCGGGACAAGTGAAATCGACGCCGAGTCCGCGGCTGGAGCCCGATATTGCAGCACCGGCGCACAGGTGCTCGACGAACTTGGCGTGCGCTCCGTCGCTCTGCTGGCCAACAGCGCAGACATCGGCGCTGCGCTGGAAGCATCCGGCCTGCGGGTCGGCAACTATCTCGGATCGCCGACTGAGAGCGCTGAGCCCAACGTGCATTACCTGCCCGCCGTAGACACCTCGGGTGCGTCGCTGGACCTCTCGGAGGGACGGTGCGATCGCTGGGTGTGCTCGGCCTGACTCGGTGACGCGTCGGCGCCGCGGACGGACATCCCACTGAAACGCATGAGCGCCCGGCGCCCTGGAATCCGCGGGAAGGAATCAACTGATGGGCACCGAGTTCAACTTCGGCACGCTGCTCGAGGCAGTTGCAGACGCCTTCCCGGACCGTCTGGCCGTGGTGCAACACGGCCAGGGGCGGCTGAGCTACCGGGATTTTGTGGACCGGTCCCGTCGACTCGGCCGCCTGCTGGCCGACCACGGTATGGGCTGTTTTTCAGAGCGCAGCGTCCTGGCCGGTCATCAGGCCGGACAGGACCGGATGGCCCAGTATCTGCACAACGGACCGGAGTATCTCGAAGGTTTGATCGGCAGCTACCTCGCCCGAGCCGCACCCTTCAATGTCAACTATCGGTATGGGGCAGAAGAGCTGCGTTACCTGCTCGCCGATGCGCAACCCCGCGCGATCCAGTTTCATGGCGCATTTGCACCGGTGCTGGCCGAGGCGCTTGCCACGGTCGCTCAACGCGATCTGCTCATGTTGCAAGTGGACGATGGTTCTGGCCACGCCCTGTTGCCTGGGGCGCTCGACTACGAGG
The nucleotide sequence above comes from Mycobacterium vicinigordonae. Encoded proteins:
- a CDS encoding 3,4-dihydroxy-2-butanone-4-phosphate synthase; protein product: MAAASDRYSPVARAIADLHGGKAIVLLAHDGFGDLVFAAQHATPQLVSFMVRHTSGYVAVALTEHACDRLDLPPMHPSHTDPSGNGFTVSVDAKDGVRTGISATDRAHTIRLLGNNTTHSADLVRPGHVLPSRVSAGGVLTNPGRGEAAVDLVRLAGLQPAGALCELVSQREIGEMATEDEVREFAQHHSLALVTVAEVIAYRRRFEKQVQKAAVTRLPTAHGEFMAYGYENVLDGLECIALVRGEVRGCDDVPVRLHAECLAGDVFGSMRCDCRSQLEASLADIGAAGRGIVLYVRNRDVGDVGPRNKLQLCGTSEIDAESAAGARYCSTGAQVLDELGVRSVALLANSADIGAALEASGLRVGNYLGSPTESAEPNVHYLPAVDTSGASLDLSEGRCDRWVCSA